The Malus domestica chromosome 06, GDT2T_hap1 genome has a segment encoding these proteins:
- the LOC139196955 gene encoding uncharacterized protein, which translates to MNNSKIITWINNSVDLTIGMQLAKFSTCKEVWDHLAKLYTKANFAKRYQLEMEIRAIQQGDKSIQVFYNEMTNLWDQLALTEPKGLGIVELYCQYREEQRLVQFLMPLRDEFETLRSSILHRTHLPSVDSVLNELQVEEVCVQLHRLSSSLSNTSALAAAIGPRPRNKTGVAMDECSYCKGKGHWKSQCPELSQKHGFPHKPPHVAAVVPSVLHIANDSESESRKDDWAW; encoded by the coding sequence ATGAATAATTCAAAGATTATTACTTGGATTAATAATTCTGTTGATTTGACTATTGGAATGCAACTTGCTAAGTTCTCAACATGTAAGGAAGTTTGGGATCACTTAGCAAAGTTGTATACCAAGGCCAATTTTGCTAAGAGGTATCAACTAGAAATGGAGATTCGTGCAATCCAGCAGGGTGATAAGAGTATTCAAGTTTTTTATAATGAAATGACCAATCTTTGGGATCAACTTGCATTGACTGAACCTAAAGGACTTGGCATCGTCGAGCTTTATTGTCAATATAGAGAAGAACAACGTCTTGTTCAGTTTCTAATGCCTCTTCGGGATGAGTTCGAGACACTCCGTAGCTCCATCCTACATCGAACTCATCTTCCATCTGTTGATTCTGTTCTTAATGAGTTACAAGTCGAAGAAGTCTGTGTGCAGTTGCATAGGCTCTCTTCGTCGTTGTCAAACACTTCAGCATTGGCTGCGGCAATTGGGCCAAGACCTCGTAATAAAACTGGTGTTGCTATGGATGAGTGTTCTTATTGTAAAGGGAAAGGGCATTGGAAATCCCAATGTCCCGAGTTATCTCAAAAACATGGATTTCCACATAAACCACCACATGTAGCCGCAGTTGTGCCTTCTGTTTTGCATATTGCAAATGATTCGGAATCTGAATCTAGAAAGGATGATTGGGCATGGTAG
- the LOC103428368 gene encoding protein argonaute 1-like isoform X1, producing the protein MVRKKRNQNPGGGEGSQPQEGSGGSDQSSQRSSPAPAPAPAPQQYYEGGRGGGPGGYQGGGGGGPGGYQGGGGGGPGGYQGGGGGPGGYQGGRAWAQQGPQGGQRGYGGGGGGRGRGMPPQQQYGYGGPSTSPSQAPEFRGRSRGGQGGGGRGGTGSSGSSRGRGGGGPSFGGGSARPSVPDLHQATSAPYVAGVTPQATGPAPSSSYEPQPSVLVEPLHQMTIQQEGVPAPSLGNTIQPIPASSKSVRFPLRPGKGTTGIKCIVKANHFFAELPDKDLHQYDVTITPDIASRRLNRAVMKRLVDLYRESHLGNRLPAYDGRKSLYTAGPLPFSLKDFRITLLDDDDGSGGQRREREFKVVIKFAARADLHHLELFLMGRQSEAPQEALQVLDIVLRELPTASYYPVARSFYSPDLGRRQSLGEGLESWRGFYQSIRPTQMGLSLNIDMSSTAFIEPLPVIEFVNELLNRDISSRPLSDADRVKIKKALRGIKVEVTHRGNMRRKYRISGLTSQATRELTFPLDQQNTMKSVVEYFHETYGFIIKHTQLPCLQVGNQQRSNYLPMEVCKIVEGQRYSRRLNERQITALLKVTCQRPYEREHDIMQTVRQNAYHEDPYAQEFGIKISENLTLVEARILPAPRLKYHDTGREKDCLPRVGQWNMMNKKMVNGGRVNNWMCINFSWSVQDAAARRFCQELAQMCNVSGMDFNPEPVLPPITARPDQVERALKTRYQEAMTKLQGQEIELLIAILPDNNGSLYGDLKRICETDLGIVSQCCLTKHVFKTNKQQYLANVTLKINVKVGGRNTVLVDALSRRIPLVSDRPTIIFGADVTHPHPGEDSSPSIAAVVASQDWPEITKYAGLVSAQTHRQELIQDLFKTWQDPTRGTMSGGMIKELLISFRRSTGQKPQRIIFYRDGVSEGQFYQVLLYELDAIRKACASLEPDYQPPVTFVVVQKRHHTRLFANHHNDPKTVDKSGNILPGTVVDSKICHPTEFDFYLCSHAGIQGTSRPAHYHVLWDENKFSADGLQTLTNNLCYTYARCTRSVSVVPPAYYAHLAAFRARFYMEPQTSEGGSVTSGANAGRGYGGGGGSGGRGTRAASANAAVRPLPALKENVKRVMFYC; encoded by the exons ATGGTGAGGAAGAAGAGAAATCAAAATCCTGGTGGAGGTGAAGGCTCTCAGCCTCAGGAAGGCAGTGGGGGGAGTGATCAATCTTCCCAGAGGAGTTCACCCGCACCTGCACCCGCACCAGCACCACAACAATACTAtgaaggaggaagaggaggaggaccaGGCGGTTACcaaggtggaggaggaggaggaccagGCGGTTACCAAGGTGGGGGAGGAGGAGGACCAGGCGGTTACCAAGGTGGGGGAGGAGGACCTGGAGGTTACCAAGGTGGAAGAGCCTGGGCCCAACAAGGACCACAGGGGGGACAGAGAGgctatggtggtggtggcggcggcCGTGGCCGTGGGATGCCACCACAGCAGCAATATGGTTATGGTGGGCCCTCTACCTCGCCCTCACAGGCCCCTGAATTCAGAGGTAGATCCCGGGGTGGTCAGGGAGGAGGAGGTCGTGGAGGAACTGGCAGTAGTGGAAGTAGTCGTGGCCGCGGGGGAGGAGGACCTTCTTTTGGTGGTGGCTCAGCTAGACCATCGGTTCCCGACCTGCACCAAGCGACCTCTGCTCCGTATGTTGCTGGGGTCACCCCTCAAGCCACAGGCCCTGCACCCTCCTCATCCTATGAGCCTCAGCCTTCAGTATTGGTGGAACCTTTGCACCAGATGACCATCCAGCAAGAAGGTGTTCCTGCTCCTTCTCTTGGCAATACAATTCAACCCATTCCGGCCTCGAGTAAGTCAGTGAGGTTCCCTCTTCGCCCTGGCAAAGGCACCACTGGCATAAAATGTATAGTCAAGGCAAACCACTTCTTCGCTGAATTGCCCGACAAAGATTTGCACCAGTATGAC GTTACAATTACACCTGATATTGCATCGCGGAGGTTGAATCGGGCTGTGATGAAGCGGTTGGTGGATTTATACAGAGAATCCCATCTTGGAAATCGGCTACCTGCCTATGATGGGCGCAAAAGTTTGTATACTGCTGGCCCTCTCCCTTTCTCATTGAAGGACTTCAGGATTACCCTTctggatgatgatgatggatCAGGCGGGCAAAG GAGGGAGAGAGAATTTAAAGTGGTTATCAAATTTGCTGCACGTGCTGACCTGCACCATCTAGAACTCTTTCTGATGGGGAGGCAATCTGAGGCTCCTCAGGAAGCCCTGCAGGTTCTTGACATTGTTCTGCGTGAACTGCCTACCGCCAG TTACTATCCTGTTGCGCGTTCGTTTTATTCCCCTGACCTGGGTAGAAGGCAGTCACTTGGTGAGGGTTTGGAAAGTTGGCGTGGATTCTATCAAAGTATTCGTCCAACACAGATGGGGCTATCTCTGAATATTG ACATGTCATCTACTGCTTTCATTGAGCCACTTCCGGTCATTGAGTTTGTCAATGAGCTGCTCAACCGAGACATTTCATCTAGACCATTGTCTGATGCTGATCGTGTGAAG ATAAAGAAGGCTCTGCGAGGAATAAAGGTTGAAGTTACGCACCGTGGAAATATGCGCAGAAAATATCGCATATCTGGTTTGACATCGCAGGCAACAAGAGAACTGAC CTTCCCACTCGATCAGCAAAATACTATGAAATCAGTTGTTGAGTACTTTCATGAAACCTATGGCTTCATCATTAAGCATACCCAGCTGCCTTGCCTACAAGTGGGAAATCAACAAAGGTCAAATTATTTGCCCATGGAG GTTTGTAAAATTGTTGAGGGTCAGAGGTACTCCCGGAGGCTGAATGAGAGACAGATTACTGCTTTGCTTAAAGTGACCTGTCAGCGTCCTTACGAAAGGGAACATGACATTATGCag ACAGTTCGTCAAAATGCTTACCACGAAGATCCTTATGCTCAGGAGTTTGGGATTAAAATCAGCGAGAATCTCACTTTGGTTGAAGCTCGCATCCTTCCTGCGCCCAGG CTTAAATATCATGATACAGGCAGAGAAAAGGATTGCCTGCCTCGAGTTGGACAGTGGAACATGATGAATAAG AAAATGGTTAATGGCGGCAGAGTCAACAATTGGATGTGCATAAATTTTTCGTGGAGTGTGCAAGATGCTGCTGCCCGTCGGTTCTGCCAAGAACTTGCTCAAATGTGTAATGTTTCTGGCATG GATTTCAATCCTGAACCAGTACTTCCACCTATTACCGCTCGTCCAGATCAGGTGGAGCGGGCTCTGAAAACTCGCTACCAAGAAGCCATGACCAAACTTCAGGGCCAGGAGATTGAGCTGCTTATTGCTATCTTGCCTGATAATAATGGCTCTCTTTATG GTGATTTGAAACGAATATGTGAGACAGATCTTGGCATTGTTTCCCAGTGTTGTTTAACAAAACACGTCTTTAAGACAAATAAGCAACAGTATTTGGCAAATGTAACTTTGAAGATTAATGTGAAGGTTGGGGGGAGGAATACAGTGCTAGTTGATGCTCTGTCAAGGCGAATTCCTTTAGTCAGTGACCGACCTACTATCATTTTTGGTGCTGATGTCACCCATCCTCATCCTGGAGAGGATTCAAGTCCATCAATTGCAGCT GTTGTGGCGTCTCAAGACTGGCCTGAAATTACAAAATATGCTGGTTTGGTTTCCGCTCAAACCCACCGACAGGAACTCATCCAAGATTTATTCAAAACATGGCAGGATCCAACAAGAGGGACAATGTCTGGTGGCATGATCAA GGAATTGCTCATATCTTTCCGTAGATCAACTGGGCAGAAACCTCAACGCATCATATTTTACAG GGATGGTGTCAGTGAAGGGCAGTTCTATCAAGTTTTGCTGTATGAACTTGATGCCATTCGTAAG GCATGCGCCTCTTTGGAGCCAGACTATCAGCCTCCAGTGACTTTTGTTGTGGTTCAGAAGCGCCATCATACCAGATTGTTTGCCAACCACCATAATGACCCGAAAACAGTTGACAAAAGTGGGAATATATTACCCG GTACTGTTGTAGACTCAAAGATTTGTCATCCAACTGAATTTGATTTCTACTTATGCAGCCATGCTGGAATTCAG GGCACTAGCCGTCCAGCTCATTACCATGTGCTATGGGATGAAAACAAATTTTCAGCTGATGGATTGCAGACCCTTACAAATAACCTTTGCTACAC ATATGCGAGGTGCACCCGTTCTGTTTCCGTGG TGCCCCCTGCGTACTATGCCCATCTTGCTGCATTTCGAGCCCGTTTCTATATGGAACCACAAACGTCGGAAGGGGGGTCAGTGACAAGTGGTGCTAATGCTGGACGTGGATATGGGGGTGGCGGAGGATCAGGTGGACGGGGTACGCGAGCAGCAAGTGCAAACGCTGCAGTGAGGCCCTTGCCTGCTCTGAAGGAGAATGTGAAGAGGGTTATGTTCTACTGTTAG
- the LOC103428368 gene encoding protein argonaute 1-like isoform X2, producing MVRKKRNQNPGGGEGSQPQEGSGGSDQSSQRSSPAPAPAPAPQQYYEGGRGGGPGGYQGGGGGGPGGYQGGGGGPGGYQGGRAWAQQGPQGGQRGYGGGGGGRGRGMPPQQQYGYGGPSTSPSQAPEFRGRSRGGQGGGGRGGTGSSGSSRGRGGGGPSFGGGSARPSVPDLHQATSAPYVAGVTPQATGPAPSSSYEPQPSVLVEPLHQMTIQQEGVPAPSLGNTIQPIPASSKSVRFPLRPGKGTTGIKCIVKANHFFAELPDKDLHQYDVTITPDIASRRLNRAVMKRLVDLYRESHLGNRLPAYDGRKSLYTAGPLPFSLKDFRITLLDDDDGSGGQRREREFKVVIKFAARADLHHLELFLMGRQSEAPQEALQVLDIVLRELPTASYYPVARSFYSPDLGRRQSLGEGLESWRGFYQSIRPTQMGLSLNIDMSSTAFIEPLPVIEFVNELLNRDISSRPLSDADRVKIKKALRGIKVEVTHRGNMRRKYRISGLTSQATRELTFPLDQQNTMKSVVEYFHETYGFIIKHTQLPCLQVGNQQRSNYLPMEVCKIVEGQRYSRRLNERQITALLKVTCQRPYEREHDIMQTVRQNAYHEDPYAQEFGIKISENLTLVEARILPAPRLKYHDTGREKDCLPRVGQWNMMNKKMVNGGRVNNWMCINFSWSVQDAAARRFCQELAQMCNVSGMDFNPEPVLPPITARPDQVERALKTRYQEAMTKLQGQEIELLIAILPDNNGSLYGDLKRICETDLGIVSQCCLTKHVFKTNKQQYLANVTLKINVKVGGRNTVLVDALSRRIPLVSDRPTIIFGADVTHPHPGEDSSPSIAAVVASQDWPEITKYAGLVSAQTHRQELIQDLFKTWQDPTRGTMSGGMIKELLISFRRSTGQKPQRIIFYRDGVSEGQFYQVLLYELDAIRKACASLEPDYQPPVTFVVVQKRHHTRLFANHHNDPKTVDKSGNILPGTVVDSKICHPTEFDFYLCSHAGIQGTSRPAHYHVLWDENKFSADGLQTLTNNLCYTYARCTRSVSVVPPAYYAHLAAFRARFYMEPQTSEGGSVTSGANAGRGYGGGGGSGGRGTRAASANAAVRPLPALKENVKRVMFYC from the exons ATGGTGAGGAAGAAGAGAAATCAAAATCCTGGTGGAGGTGAAGGCTCTCAGCCTCAGGAAGGCAGTGGGGGGAGTGATCAATCTTCCCAGAGGAGTTCACCCGCACCTGCACCCGCACCAGCACCACAACAATACTAtgaaggaggaagaggaggaggaccaGGCGGTTACcaaggtggaggaggaggaggaccagGCGGTTACCAAG GTGGGGGAGGAGGACCTGGAGGTTACCAAGGTGGAAGAGCCTGGGCCCAACAAGGACCACAGGGGGGACAGAGAGgctatggtggtggtggcggcggcCGTGGCCGTGGGATGCCACCACAGCAGCAATATGGTTATGGTGGGCCCTCTACCTCGCCCTCACAGGCCCCTGAATTCAGAGGTAGATCCCGGGGTGGTCAGGGAGGAGGAGGTCGTGGAGGAACTGGCAGTAGTGGAAGTAGTCGTGGCCGCGGGGGAGGAGGACCTTCTTTTGGTGGTGGCTCAGCTAGACCATCGGTTCCCGACCTGCACCAAGCGACCTCTGCTCCGTATGTTGCTGGGGTCACCCCTCAAGCCACAGGCCCTGCACCCTCCTCATCCTATGAGCCTCAGCCTTCAGTATTGGTGGAACCTTTGCACCAGATGACCATCCAGCAAGAAGGTGTTCCTGCTCCTTCTCTTGGCAATACAATTCAACCCATTCCGGCCTCGAGTAAGTCAGTGAGGTTCCCTCTTCGCCCTGGCAAAGGCACCACTGGCATAAAATGTATAGTCAAGGCAAACCACTTCTTCGCTGAATTGCCCGACAAAGATTTGCACCAGTATGAC GTTACAATTACACCTGATATTGCATCGCGGAGGTTGAATCGGGCTGTGATGAAGCGGTTGGTGGATTTATACAGAGAATCCCATCTTGGAAATCGGCTACCTGCCTATGATGGGCGCAAAAGTTTGTATACTGCTGGCCCTCTCCCTTTCTCATTGAAGGACTTCAGGATTACCCTTctggatgatgatgatggatCAGGCGGGCAAAG GAGGGAGAGAGAATTTAAAGTGGTTATCAAATTTGCTGCACGTGCTGACCTGCACCATCTAGAACTCTTTCTGATGGGGAGGCAATCTGAGGCTCCTCAGGAAGCCCTGCAGGTTCTTGACATTGTTCTGCGTGAACTGCCTACCGCCAG TTACTATCCTGTTGCGCGTTCGTTTTATTCCCCTGACCTGGGTAGAAGGCAGTCACTTGGTGAGGGTTTGGAAAGTTGGCGTGGATTCTATCAAAGTATTCGTCCAACACAGATGGGGCTATCTCTGAATATTG ACATGTCATCTACTGCTTTCATTGAGCCACTTCCGGTCATTGAGTTTGTCAATGAGCTGCTCAACCGAGACATTTCATCTAGACCATTGTCTGATGCTGATCGTGTGAAG ATAAAGAAGGCTCTGCGAGGAATAAAGGTTGAAGTTACGCACCGTGGAAATATGCGCAGAAAATATCGCATATCTGGTTTGACATCGCAGGCAACAAGAGAACTGAC CTTCCCACTCGATCAGCAAAATACTATGAAATCAGTTGTTGAGTACTTTCATGAAACCTATGGCTTCATCATTAAGCATACCCAGCTGCCTTGCCTACAAGTGGGAAATCAACAAAGGTCAAATTATTTGCCCATGGAG GTTTGTAAAATTGTTGAGGGTCAGAGGTACTCCCGGAGGCTGAATGAGAGACAGATTACTGCTTTGCTTAAAGTGACCTGTCAGCGTCCTTACGAAAGGGAACATGACATTATGCag ACAGTTCGTCAAAATGCTTACCACGAAGATCCTTATGCTCAGGAGTTTGGGATTAAAATCAGCGAGAATCTCACTTTGGTTGAAGCTCGCATCCTTCCTGCGCCCAGG CTTAAATATCATGATACAGGCAGAGAAAAGGATTGCCTGCCTCGAGTTGGACAGTGGAACATGATGAATAAG AAAATGGTTAATGGCGGCAGAGTCAACAATTGGATGTGCATAAATTTTTCGTGGAGTGTGCAAGATGCTGCTGCCCGTCGGTTCTGCCAAGAACTTGCTCAAATGTGTAATGTTTCTGGCATG GATTTCAATCCTGAACCAGTACTTCCACCTATTACCGCTCGTCCAGATCAGGTGGAGCGGGCTCTGAAAACTCGCTACCAAGAAGCCATGACCAAACTTCAGGGCCAGGAGATTGAGCTGCTTATTGCTATCTTGCCTGATAATAATGGCTCTCTTTATG GTGATTTGAAACGAATATGTGAGACAGATCTTGGCATTGTTTCCCAGTGTTGTTTAACAAAACACGTCTTTAAGACAAATAAGCAACAGTATTTGGCAAATGTAACTTTGAAGATTAATGTGAAGGTTGGGGGGAGGAATACAGTGCTAGTTGATGCTCTGTCAAGGCGAATTCCTTTAGTCAGTGACCGACCTACTATCATTTTTGGTGCTGATGTCACCCATCCTCATCCTGGAGAGGATTCAAGTCCATCAATTGCAGCT GTTGTGGCGTCTCAAGACTGGCCTGAAATTACAAAATATGCTGGTTTGGTTTCCGCTCAAACCCACCGACAGGAACTCATCCAAGATTTATTCAAAACATGGCAGGATCCAACAAGAGGGACAATGTCTGGTGGCATGATCAA GGAATTGCTCATATCTTTCCGTAGATCAACTGGGCAGAAACCTCAACGCATCATATTTTACAG GGATGGTGTCAGTGAAGGGCAGTTCTATCAAGTTTTGCTGTATGAACTTGATGCCATTCGTAAG GCATGCGCCTCTTTGGAGCCAGACTATCAGCCTCCAGTGACTTTTGTTGTGGTTCAGAAGCGCCATCATACCAGATTGTTTGCCAACCACCATAATGACCCGAAAACAGTTGACAAAAGTGGGAATATATTACCCG GTACTGTTGTAGACTCAAAGATTTGTCATCCAACTGAATTTGATTTCTACTTATGCAGCCATGCTGGAATTCAG GGCACTAGCCGTCCAGCTCATTACCATGTGCTATGGGATGAAAACAAATTTTCAGCTGATGGATTGCAGACCCTTACAAATAACCTTTGCTACAC ATATGCGAGGTGCACCCGTTCTGTTTCCGTGG TGCCCCCTGCGTACTATGCCCATCTTGCTGCATTTCGAGCCCGTTTCTATATGGAACCACAAACGTCGGAAGGGGGGTCAGTGACAAGTGGTGCTAATGCTGGACGTGGATATGGGGGTGGCGGAGGATCAGGTGGACGGGGTACGCGAGCAGCAAGTGCAAACGCTGCAGTGAGGCCCTTGCCTGCTCTGAAGGAGAATGTGAAGAGGGTTATGTTCTACTGTTAG
- the LOC103428368 gene encoding protein argonaute 1-like isoform X3 produces the protein MVRKKRNQNPGGGEGSQPQEGSGGSDQSSQRSSPAPAPAPAPQQYYEGGRGGGPGGYQGGGGGGPGGYQGGGGGPGGYQGGRAWAQQGPQGGQRGYGGGGGGRGRGMPPQQQYGYGGPSTSPSQAPEFRGRSRGGQGGGGRGGTGSSGSSRGRGGGGPSFGGGSARPSVPDLHQATSAPYVAGVTPQATGPAPSSSYEPQPSVLVEPLHQMTIQQEGVPAPSLGNTIQPIPASSKSVRFPLRPGKGTTGIKCIVKANHFFAELPDKDLHQYDVTITPDIASRRLNRAVMKRLVDLYRESHLGNRLPAYDGRKSLYTAGPLPFSLKDFRITLLDDDDGSGGQRREREFKVVIKFAARADLHHLELFLMGRQSEAPQEALQVLDIVLRELPTASYYPVARSFYSPDLGRRQSLGEGLESWRGFYQSIRPTQMGLSLNIDMSSTAFIEPLPVIEFVNELLNRDISSRPLSDADRVKIKKALRGIKVEVTHRGNMRRKYRISGLTSQATRELTFPLDQQNTMKSVVEYFHETYGFIIKHTQLPCLQVGNQQRSNYLPMEVCKIVEGQRYSRRLNERQITALLKVTCQRPYEREHDIMQTVRQNAYHEDPYAQEFGIKISENLTLVEARILPAPRLKYHDTGREKDCLPRVGQWNMMNKKMVNGGRVNNWMCINFSWSVQDAAARRFCQELAQMCNVSGMDFNPEPVLPPITARPDQVERALKTRYQEAMTKLQGQEIELLIAILPDNNGSLYGDLKRICETDLGIVSQCCLTKHVFKTNKQQYLANVTLKINVKVGGRNTVLVDALSRRIPLVSDRPTIIFGADVTHPHPGEDSSPSIAAVVASQDWPEITKYAGLVSAQTHRQELIQDLFKTWQDPTRGTMSGGMIKELLISFRRSTGQKPQRIIFYRDGVSEGQFYQVLLYELDAIRKACASLEPDYQPPVTFVVVQKRHHTRLFANHHNDPKTVDKSGNILPGTVVDSKICHPTEFDFYLCSHAGIQGTSRPAHYHVLWDENKFSADGLQTLTNNLCYTYARCTRSVSVVPPAYYAHLAAFRARFYMEPQTSEGGSVTSGANAGRGYGGGGGSGGRGTRAASANAAVRPLPALKENVKRVMFYC, from the exons ATGGTGAGGAAGAAGAGAAATCAAAATCCTGGTGGAGGTGAAGGCTCTCAGCCTCAGGAAGGCAGTGGGGGGAGTGATCAATCTTCCCAGAGGAGTTCACCCGCACCTGCACCCGCACCAGCACCACAACAATACTAtgaaggaggaagaggaggaggaccaGGCGGTTACcaag GTGGGGGAGGAGGAGGACCAGGCGGTTACCAAGGTGGGGGAGGAGGACCTGGAGGTTACCAAGGTGGAAGAGCCTGGGCCCAACAAGGACCACAGGGGGGACAGAGAGgctatggtggtggtggcggcggcCGTGGCCGTGGGATGCCACCACAGCAGCAATATGGTTATGGTGGGCCCTCTACCTCGCCCTCACAGGCCCCTGAATTCAGAGGTAGATCCCGGGGTGGTCAGGGAGGAGGAGGTCGTGGAGGAACTGGCAGTAGTGGAAGTAGTCGTGGCCGCGGGGGAGGAGGACCTTCTTTTGGTGGTGGCTCAGCTAGACCATCGGTTCCCGACCTGCACCAAGCGACCTCTGCTCCGTATGTTGCTGGGGTCACCCCTCAAGCCACAGGCCCTGCACCCTCCTCATCCTATGAGCCTCAGCCTTCAGTATTGGTGGAACCTTTGCACCAGATGACCATCCAGCAAGAAGGTGTTCCTGCTCCTTCTCTTGGCAATACAATTCAACCCATTCCGGCCTCGAGTAAGTCAGTGAGGTTCCCTCTTCGCCCTGGCAAAGGCACCACTGGCATAAAATGTATAGTCAAGGCAAACCACTTCTTCGCTGAATTGCCCGACAAAGATTTGCACCAGTATGAC GTTACAATTACACCTGATATTGCATCGCGGAGGTTGAATCGGGCTGTGATGAAGCGGTTGGTGGATTTATACAGAGAATCCCATCTTGGAAATCGGCTACCTGCCTATGATGGGCGCAAAAGTTTGTATACTGCTGGCCCTCTCCCTTTCTCATTGAAGGACTTCAGGATTACCCTTctggatgatgatgatggatCAGGCGGGCAAAG GAGGGAGAGAGAATTTAAAGTGGTTATCAAATTTGCTGCACGTGCTGACCTGCACCATCTAGAACTCTTTCTGATGGGGAGGCAATCTGAGGCTCCTCAGGAAGCCCTGCAGGTTCTTGACATTGTTCTGCGTGAACTGCCTACCGCCAG TTACTATCCTGTTGCGCGTTCGTTTTATTCCCCTGACCTGGGTAGAAGGCAGTCACTTGGTGAGGGTTTGGAAAGTTGGCGTGGATTCTATCAAAGTATTCGTCCAACACAGATGGGGCTATCTCTGAATATTG ACATGTCATCTACTGCTTTCATTGAGCCACTTCCGGTCATTGAGTTTGTCAATGAGCTGCTCAACCGAGACATTTCATCTAGACCATTGTCTGATGCTGATCGTGTGAAG ATAAAGAAGGCTCTGCGAGGAATAAAGGTTGAAGTTACGCACCGTGGAAATATGCGCAGAAAATATCGCATATCTGGTTTGACATCGCAGGCAACAAGAGAACTGAC CTTCCCACTCGATCAGCAAAATACTATGAAATCAGTTGTTGAGTACTTTCATGAAACCTATGGCTTCATCATTAAGCATACCCAGCTGCCTTGCCTACAAGTGGGAAATCAACAAAGGTCAAATTATTTGCCCATGGAG GTTTGTAAAATTGTTGAGGGTCAGAGGTACTCCCGGAGGCTGAATGAGAGACAGATTACTGCTTTGCTTAAAGTGACCTGTCAGCGTCCTTACGAAAGGGAACATGACATTATGCag ACAGTTCGTCAAAATGCTTACCACGAAGATCCTTATGCTCAGGAGTTTGGGATTAAAATCAGCGAGAATCTCACTTTGGTTGAAGCTCGCATCCTTCCTGCGCCCAGG CTTAAATATCATGATACAGGCAGAGAAAAGGATTGCCTGCCTCGAGTTGGACAGTGGAACATGATGAATAAG AAAATGGTTAATGGCGGCAGAGTCAACAATTGGATGTGCATAAATTTTTCGTGGAGTGTGCAAGATGCTGCTGCCCGTCGGTTCTGCCAAGAACTTGCTCAAATGTGTAATGTTTCTGGCATG GATTTCAATCCTGAACCAGTACTTCCACCTATTACCGCTCGTCCAGATCAGGTGGAGCGGGCTCTGAAAACTCGCTACCAAGAAGCCATGACCAAACTTCAGGGCCAGGAGATTGAGCTGCTTATTGCTATCTTGCCTGATAATAATGGCTCTCTTTATG GTGATTTGAAACGAATATGTGAGACAGATCTTGGCATTGTTTCCCAGTGTTGTTTAACAAAACACGTCTTTAAGACAAATAAGCAACAGTATTTGGCAAATGTAACTTTGAAGATTAATGTGAAGGTTGGGGGGAGGAATACAGTGCTAGTTGATGCTCTGTCAAGGCGAATTCCTTTAGTCAGTGACCGACCTACTATCATTTTTGGTGCTGATGTCACCCATCCTCATCCTGGAGAGGATTCAAGTCCATCAATTGCAGCT GTTGTGGCGTCTCAAGACTGGCCTGAAATTACAAAATATGCTGGTTTGGTTTCCGCTCAAACCCACCGACAGGAACTCATCCAAGATTTATTCAAAACATGGCAGGATCCAACAAGAGGGACAATGTCTGGTGGCATGATCAA GGAATTGCTCATATCTTTCCGTAGATCAACTGGGCAGAAACCTCAACGCATCATATTTTACAG GGATGGTGTCAGTGAAGGGCAGTTCTATCAAGTTTTGCTGTATGAACTTGATGCCATTCGTAAG GCATGCGCCTCTTTGGAGCCAGACTATCAGCCTCCAGTGACTTTTGTTGTGGTTCAGAAGCGCCATCATACCAGATTGTTTGCCAACCACCATAATGACCCGAAAACAGTTGACAAAAGTGGGAATATATTACCCG GTACTGTTGTAGACTCAAAGATTTGTCATCCAACTGAATTTGATTTCTACTTATGCAGCCATGCTGGAATTCAG GGCACTAGCCGTCCAGCTCATTACCATGTGCTATGGGATGAAAACAAATTTTCAGCTGATGGATTGCAGACCCTTACAAATAACCTTTGCTACAC ATATGCGAGGTGCACCCGTTCTGTTTCCGTGG TGCCCCCTGCGTACTATGCCCATCTTGCTGCATTTCGAGCCCGTTTCTATATGGAACCACAAACGTCGGAAGGGGGGTCAGTGACAAGTGGTGCTAATGCTGGACGTGGATATGGGGGTGGCGGAGGATCAGGTGGACGGGGTACGCGAGCAGCAAGTGCAAACGCTGCAGTGAGGCCCTTGCCTGCTCTGAAGGAGAATGTGAAGAGGGTTATGTTCTACTGTTAG